The Deltaproteobacteria bacterium sequence CCGATTCTCGCGGCGTTGCTTCAATTTTCCAGCCCATGCGGCTGACGCTGTAGGGGCGAATCGTGATTCGCCCTCCTCATTCCTGGAAAATTTCGCGCCTTGCATCTCGGGCTTTTTGAGCGGGATCAGATTTCGAGGTTTTTGCAGCGCGATCATCATATCGTCTTGCGGAGCCACTTCATGAGACCCGAAGTCCACGCCATTGTCACCACCGGATACGGCACTAACTGCGAACGCGAAATGGCCCACGCCTGCCGGATGGCCGGCGCCGATCGTGTGGATATCGTCCACGTCTCGGATCTTCTCGACGGCACTGTCAGCCTCTCCTCATATCATTTTCTGAACCTGCCGGGGGGGTTTCTCGACGGGGACAACCTTGGGGCGGCCCAGGCGGGGGCCCATCGCCTCCGATGCGCACGGATCAGGGACAGCGAGGAACGCCTCCTGGATCACCTCCTTGCATTCATCGAAAGGGGCGGCCTCATCCTTGGGGTCTGCAACGGCTTCCAGCTCATGGTCAAGACCGGACTTCTCCCGGGTTTTGACCTTGCTTACGGATCCCGGCTCGTCAGCCTCACCCATAATGATTCTGGTCGATTCGAAGATCGTTGGGTGACCTGCCACGCCCCTGCAGATACGCCTTGCGTCTTTACTCGGGGGATCGATCGGATCGAGCTGCCCGTCCGGCATGGCGAGGGGAAGTTCGTGACACTTGACGAGTCGGTTCAGAAGCGACTCCTTGAAGATCACCTTGTGGTCCTCCAGTATGTAGATCCGGTCAGCGGCCAACCCACTGGAGACTACCCCTTCAACCCGAACGGATCGGAATTCGCCATTGCCGGCATCTGCGATCCGACAGGAAGACTCATGGGCCTCATGCCCCACCCCGAGGCATTCACCCACTACACAAACCATCCAAGGTGGACACGGCAAACCCTGCCTGAAGAAGGCGCTGGCCTCGTTTTCTTTCGAAACGCCGTGGACTACATCCGCGAGCGCCTCGCCTGACCCCCCACAAAAAGGGCTCTCAACACAATGGGAAAGACACAGGAATCCTTCGATCCGCCGGCGATCGTCCGGCTTTTCAGCCACCTGAGGCAACAGCTCCTCGTCATCGCCGTCTGTTTCCCTGTCCTGACCGCCATCATCTATATCTTTTCCCCCTGGATACTTGGAAGGCTTCAGCACCACCTCGGCCAGAAACTCGCCTTTTTCGGGGTCATGGAACCCGTTGTCGCCCTCCTCAAGCTCTCCGGCCTCATGGCGATCGCTGCCCTCATGCCCATCATCATCTGGCAACTCTCCCGGGGACTTGAGGCCGTCTTCGGCTTTTCCCGAAGGACATCCTTCATCATCTTTGCGGCATCCCTCATCCTTTTCTTCACCGGGGCCGCTTTCTGCTATCTCGTCACCCTATCCCTGGGGATACGGTTCCTTCTGGGCTTTCAGTCCGAACACCTACACCCGGTCATTGCAATAGGGAAGTTCGTGGATTTCGTCGTTTTTTTTGTTGGAGGATTCGGGCTCATCTTCGAACTTCCCCTCGTCATCCCCATCATCTGCCATCTCGGAATCTGCCGCCCGGAATCCCTCTCCAAGGGCCGAAGATACGCGGTACTCGTCATTGCCGTATTCTCGGCCCTGCTTACTCCCACACCCGATCTATTGAATATGTCCCTCATGGCTGTCCCCATGTATCTTCTCTACGAGATCGGAATTCTCCTTGCCAAGGTCTCCGGAGGATCGTCCTGAATCCGTGAGATATGCAGTCAAACATTTGATTTTACAAAATAAGCTTACGGCCAGGGTATTTGTGGATGGAGGCGCCCATGGACGGGGCTCGAACGGCAAATCCGCCCCCATGGACGGGGGCTATTTGCCGCACGGAACAAATATCCTGGCCGTAGGCTCACGGATTCAGGGATCGTGTCCGGCCACAATAACTTGACAGGAATCCGCACCTAACTATAGTTGTTGATTTTCATGCAGATGAGATGAAAAAACCCGATCAGCGCATTAAGCTTTATTCCGATTTTCATAACACACTTTCATGACAGCGCGCCTCCTAAAACCCCATATCCTCGTCGAGGACATCCCGCCTGAAGGCCTGAGCGTCCACTATGACGACTTGTCAGGCCTCCTGGAAAACGAAGAGGATATCAAGACATCAGGCCCAGTCACCGGAGCAGTGACCCTCACACGCACGGGTGATCAGGTCTATCTGTCCGGAAACGTCGAAGCCCGACTTATCCTCTCCTGTGACCGTTGTCTCGAGGATTTCCCTGCGGAGGTCTCAACATCTTTCACCTATCTTTTCGCCCCCGATTCCTTCGAGGAGCCGGCTGAAAGGGCCATGCGCATCGAAGACGTGGAGCTTGCGCCGTATGACGGCATCCACATACCCATCGCTCATGTCTTTCGAGAGCAGATCCTTTTAAACATCCCCGAGCGCAAACTCTGTTCCGATACATGCAAGGGCATCTGCCCCAACTGCGGGGCAAACCTCAATTGGGAAACCTGCACCTGCACACACAAAGACACGGATTCGGCCTTTACCGTCCTCGAATCCCTGAAAAAAACGACAGCGCCACACTGACCTTTGCGACAGGAGGGAAAACAATTATGGGTGTCCCCAAAAGAAAACCATCCCGGGCCCGACGGGGGAACCGCCGTTCCCATGACGGGCTCATCACACAGAACCTTTCCCTGTGCCCCCAATGCACAGAACCCAAACTTCCCCACCGCATCTGTCCGAAATGCGGGACATAC is a genomic window containing:
- a CDS encoding phosphoribosylformylglycinamidine synthase subunit PurQ, whose amino-acid sequence is MRPEVHAIVTTGYGTNCEREMAHACRMAGADRVDIVHVSDLLDGTVSLSSYHFLNLPGGFLDGDNLGAAQAGAHRLRCARIRDSEERLLDHLLAFIERGGLILGVCNGFQLMVKTGLLPGFDLAYGSRLVSLTHNDSGRFEDRWVTCHAPADTPCVFTRGIDRIELPVRHGEGKFVTLDESVQKRLLEDHLVVLQYVDPVSGQPTGDYPFNPNGSEFAIAGICDPTGRLMGLMPHPEAFTHYTNHPRWTRQTLPEEGAGLVFFRNAVDYIRERLA
- the rpmF gene encoding 50S ribosomal protein L32, translating into MGVPKRKPSRARRGNRRSHDGLITQNLSLCPQCTEPKLPHRICPKCGTYRGKVFTKKEETTS
- a CDS encoding DUF177 domain-containing protein, whose product is MTARLLKPHILVEDIPPEGLSVHYDDLSGLLENEEDIKTSGPVTGAVTLTRTGDQVYLSGNVEARLILSCDRCLEDFPAEVSTSFTYLFAPDSFEEPAERAMRIEDVELAPYDGIHIPIAHVFREQILLNIPERKLCSDTCKGICPNCGANLNWETCTCTHKDTDSAFTVLESLKKTTAPH
- a CDS encoding twin-arginine translocase subunit TatC: MGKTQESFDPPAIVRLFSHLRQQLLVIAVCFPVLTAIIYIFSPWILGRLQHHLGQKLAFFGVMEPVVALLKLSGLMAIAALMPIIIWQLSRGLEAVFGFSRRTSFIIFAASLILFFTGAAFCYLVTLSLGIRFLLGFQSEHLHPVIAIGKFVDFVVFFVGGFGLIFELPLVIPIICHLGICRPESLSKGRRYAVLVIAVFSALLTPTPDLLNMSLMAVPMYLLYEIGILLAKVSGGSS